The following proteins are encoded in a genomic region of Verrucomicrobiota bacterium:
- a CDS encoding glycosyltransferase translates to MNLTLSNPEYPIIVHSHLGWDWVWQRPQQFLSRLSSRHPVLFVEGPVPDPNIDQARLEIREVAEFPAITVLRMAMPGARWEDGAWVDDERRRLVKEVLSGPLGLRFRNPVQWFYDPMAVTAFAGKMGEICIVYDCMDQLSQFRGAPPALVDRERELLRVADVVFAGGPKLGQEKRKFNSNTHAYGCGVDVRHFSRAQDPCIELPPEVAQLPKPIYGFFGVIDERMDYELLGRLAGYNAGGSVVLVGPWIKVDPADFPKRQNLHFLGGRDYKDLPRYAAAFDVCLVPFALNEATEYINPTKILEYMATGRPVVSTPIEDVVLQFSDVVEIGSSHDEFCARCKRAAETPGRDKIARGLTMAANNTWEVIVENLERHIQEFLTSAQPKRVIGAGA, encoded by the coding sequence ATGAATCTCACGTTATCAAATCCGGAATACCCAATCATTGTTCATTCGCACCTGGGATGGGATTGGGTATGGCAGAGACCGCAACAGTTCCTGTCACGCCTTTCTTCCCGCCATCCGGTGCTATTTGTGGAAGGACCGGTGCCGGACCCGAACATTGATCAAGCTCGCCTTGAGATTCGTGAAGTTGCTGAATTTCCGGCCATCACCGTGCTCCGCATGGCGATGCCGGGCGCCCGGTGGGAGGATGGAGCGTGGGTCGACGATGAGCGCCGCCGGTTGGTAAAGGAAGTTCTGTCGGGCCCCTTGGGGCTGCGGTTCAGAAACCCGGTGCAATGGTTTTACGATCCGATGGCTGTGACCGCCTTCGCGGGCAAAATGGGTGAGATCTGCATCGTCTACGATTGCATGGATCAGCTGAGTCAGTTCCGCGGCGCTCCTCCGGCCCTGGTGGACCGTGAACGCGAACTACTGCGCGTTGCTGACGTCGTGTTTGCCGGCGGTCCCAAACTGGGTCAGGAAAAGCGGAAATTCAATTCGAACACGCATGCCTATGGGTGTGGAGTGGATGTTAGACATTTTTCTCGCGCGCAGGATCCCTGCATTGAGCTTCCACCCGAGGTGGCGCAACTTCCCAAACCCATTTACGGATTTTTCGGCGTTATCGACGAACGGATGGACTATGAACTGTTGGGTCGCCTCGCCGGCTATAACGCCGGCGGCAGCGTGGTGCTCGTGGGACCCTGGATCAAAGTCGACCCGGCTGATTTCCCCAAACGCCAAAACCTGCACTTTTTAGGTGGACGAGATTACAAAGACCTACCCCGGTACGCGGCTGCTTTCGATGTGTGCCTTGTGCCGTTCGCCCTTAACGAGGCCACCGAATATATCAATCCGACCAAGATCCTTGAATACATGGCCACAGGCCGCCCGGTGGTTTCCACGCCGATCGAGGACGTCGTCCTCCAGTTCAGTGACGTCGTGGAGATCGGGTCATCCCACGACGAATTCTGCGCCCGCTGCAAGCGCGCCGCAGAAACGCCGGGGCGCGACAAAATCGCCCGTGGTTTGACGATGGCGGCAAACAATACGTGGGAGGTTATCGTCGAAAACCTGGAGCGGCATATCCAGGAGTTTCTGACGTCGGCTCAACCGAAGCGCGTAATAGGAGCAGGAGCGTGA
- the glf gene encoding UDP-galactopyranose mutase, whose protein sequence is MFDYLIVGAGFAGSVLAERLACGSNKKILIIDRRNHIGGNAYDHYDRAGILVHKYGPHIFHTNSRDIFEYLSRFTEWRTYEHRVLASVDGQLVPIPINLDTINKLYGLNLNASQVEDFLRSKAEKRDVIRTSEDVVISKVGRELYEKFFRGYTRKQWGLDPSELDASVTSRVPTRTNRDDRYFSDVYQAMPLLGFTRLFENMLDHPNIKVLLNADYREVAALIPFREMIYTGPIDEFFDYCYGKLPYRSLHFKHETHDRPVFQPAPVINYPNEHPFTRVTEMKYLTGQEHSKTSILYEFPSSEGDPYYPVPRPENASLYKKYQALAAQTPDTHFVGRLATYRYYNMDQVVGAALTLYAELSGLKKRTDDGSSGSTVARASRVHFTNGHSTVLATVN, encoded by the coding sequence ATGTTTGACTACTTGATCGTAGGCGCAGGGTTCGCCGGCAGCGTTTTAGCTGAACGGCTCGCGTGTGGATCTAACAAAAAAATACTGATCATAGACCGCCGAAATCACATCGGAGGCAATGCCTACGATCATTATGACCGTGCGGGCATCCTGGTTCATAAGTACGGCCCGCACATCTTCCATACAAACTCCAGAGACATCTTCGAATACCTGTCGCGCTTCACCGAATGGCGTACCTACGAACATCGCGTGCTCGCCAGCGTCGACGGCCAGCTTGTGCCCATCCCGATTAACCTGGATACGATCAACAAACTTTACGGCTTGAACCTGAATGCCTCGCAGGTTGAGGATTTTCTGAGAAGCAAGGCCGAGAAAAGGGACGTCATCCGTACCAGCGAGGACGTGGTGATCAGCAAAGTCGGCCGGGAGCTGTACGAGAAATTTTTCCGGGGTTACACGCGGAAGCAGTGGGGACTGGATCCGTCGGAACTCGACGCCTCCGTTACCAGCCGCGTCCCTACGCGCACGAACCGTGACGACCGGTATTTCAGCGACGTTTACCAGGCGATGCCGTTGCTCGGTTTCACCCGGCTGTTTGAGAACATGCTCGACCATCCGAATATCAAGGTCCTGCTGAACGCCGATTACCGCGAAGTGGCGGCCTTGATTCCGTTTCGCGAAATGATTTACACCGGCCCGATCGACGAGTTTTTTGACTATTGTTACGGAAAACTCCCGTACCGGTCGTTGCACTTCAAACATGAAACCCATGACCGGCCCGTCTTCCAGCCGGCGCCGGTGATTAATTACCCGAACGAACACCCGTTCACCCGCGTCACGGAAATGAAATACCTGACCGGGCAGGAGCACTCCAAGACGAGCATCCTTTACGAGTTCCCGTCTTCCGAAGGTGACCCTTACTACCCGGTGCCCCGTCCGGAGAACGCGTCCTTGTACAAGAAATACCAAGCCTTGGCCGCACAAACGCCGGATACGCACTTCGTCGGCAGGTTAGCCACCTACCGGTATTACAACATGGATCAGGTCGTCGGCGCGGCCTTGACGTTGTACGCGGAACTGAGCGGTCTGAAGAAACGCACCGACGACGGCAGCAGCGGGTCTACGGTTGCGCGGGCCAGCCGGGTTCACTTCACCAACGGGCATTCTACGGTGCTCGCCACGGTAAACTGA
- a CDS encoding ABC transporter ATP-binding protein, whose translation METIQEQEVMVVGSPECYGDNPALWEPSIPMHRVLPRSKNQEYPETLWQLIKPYAYKHRYAIALALLLNALPGFAIAFQTLIPRYLVDDVMRPANVSPVQRLQRLGMLMGIYLLAAFVVRMGAWFGSYKIFTSVREKIILELRVRLFRHINHLCLRFHGRHSSGELFTYVMGSPVMDISMFFHNAVINVPNSITTFLVSSVWILFWDWSLSLVLLFLVIATVLTMRYGSSRLQSLFQRYQAAETRIIGRVTDIFRGNRDVKIHAVEERMGETFRQNADQLRRQAYQRDVETHRVNMRAEALNYLCFVLLCAVGTWRYLDHHLSEGQLVAFLASYAALQLPLNCLFTVGTMHGQAQVSLKRLVNVLRTDTTTPDPAPEERRTLPATAAITLSRVSFAYTPGQPILRNINITIPFGQKVAFVGPSGSGKTTLAKLFLRLYDPDEGAIRIGDVDLRRVNTADVRRRFGVVPQDPYFFATTIRENLLLMRADASEADCRRVCELANAWEFIRELPQGLETPIGEGGTRLSGGQRQRLAIARALLHDPDFLLFDEATSALDVVSERLVKEALERLLVGRTAIFIAHRLSTVKNCDRVLVIERGQIVQDGTFRALSEWPGLFRKMVESDKFDLPVKNLIKPSGAF comes from the coding sequence GTGGAGACGATTCAGGAACAAGAAGTTATGGTGGTAGGGAGCCCGGAATGCTACGGAGATAATCCTGCGCTGTGGGAACCATCTATTCCGATGCATCGGGTCCTTCCCCGGTCCAAAAATCAGGAATACCCTGAGACCCTTTGGCAACTCATCAAGCCGTATGCGTATAAGCACCGGTACGCCATTGCCCTTGCCCTTCTGCTGAATGCCCTGCCCGGATTCGCCATCGCCTTTCAGACCTTGATCCCTCGGTATTTGGTAGATGACGTCATGCGGCCTGCGAACGTCTCCCCGGTCCAGCGGCTGCAGCGGCTCGGTATGTTGATGGGAATATATCTGCTCGCGGCTTTCGTGGTCCGGATGGGGGCCTGGTTCGGGAGCTACAAAATTTTTACCTCCGTCCGCGAGAAAATCATCCTCGAGCTTAGGGTCCGGCTGTTCCGCCACATCAATCACCTCTGCCTGCGTTTCCATGGCCGTCATTCAAGCGGTGAACTCTTTACCTACGTGATGGGTTCACCGGTGATGGACATCAGCATGTTCTTTCATAACGCCGTCATCAACGTGCCTAACTCGATTACCACTTTCCTCGTCTCAAGCGTCTGGATTTTATTCTGGGACTGGAGCCTAAGCCTCGTGTTGCTTTTCCTGGTAATTGCCACCGTGCTGACAATGCGTTACGGCAGCAGCCGGCTGCAGTCTCTGTTCCAGCGGTATCAGGCGGCAGAAACCCGGATCATCGGCCGGGTAACCGACATATTTCGCGGCAACCGCGATGTGAAGATTCATGCCGTTGAAGAGCGGATGGGAGAGACTTTCAGGCAGAATGCAGACCAGCTGCGCAGGCAGGCGTACCAGCGCGACGTGGAGACGCACCGCGTCAACATGCGTGCCGAAGCGCTCAATTACCTTTGCTTCGTCCTGCTCTGCGCCGTCGGCACGTGGCGCTACCTTGACCACCACCTGAGTGAAGGACAACTCGTCGCGTTTCTCGCGTCCTACGCCGCGCTCCAGTTGCCGCTGAACTGTCTTTTCACCGTGGGGACCATGCATGGTCAGGCGCAGGTTAGCCTCAAGCGGCTCGTCAACGTGCTGAGGACGGACACCACCACCCCGGATCCCGCCCCGGAAGAACGCCGCACGTTACCGGCCACGGCCGCTATCACGCTCTCCCGCGTCAGTTTCGCCTACACACCCGGCCAGCCGATCCTCAGAAATATCAACATCACGATTCCCTTCGGCCAGAAAGTCGCGTTCGTCGGCCCGAGTGGATCCGGCAAAACGACGCTGGCAAAACTATTTCTCCGCCTTTACGATCCCGACGAGGGAGCCATCCGGATTGGAGATGTTGACCTGCGCCGCGTAAACACCGCCGACGTGCGCCGCCGATTCGGGGTCGTGCCGCAGGACCCGTACTTCTTCGCGACCACGATCCGCGAAAACCTGCTGCTCATGCGTGCAGACGCGAGCGAAGCTGACTGCCGCCGCGTGTGCGAACTGGCCAACGCGTGGGAGTTTATCCGTGAACTTCCACAAGGGCTCGAAACGCCGATCGGTGAGGGCGGCACCCGCTTGTCCGGGGGCCAGCGCCAGCGGTTGGCCATCGCCAGGGCTTTATTGCATGATCCTGATTTTCTGCTTTTCGATGAGGCCACCAGTGCCTTGGACGTGGTGAGTGAACGCCTCGTGAAAGAAGCCCTCGAGCGCCTACTGGTCGGACGAACCGCAATCTTTATCGCGCACCGGCTCTCAACCGTCAAAAATTGTGACCGGGTGCTGGTGATTGAACGGGGCCAGATCGTGCAGGACGGAACGTTCCGGGCGCTTAGCGAATGGCCGGGTCTGTTTCGAAAAATGGTCGAAAGTGACAAGTTTGATTTACCAGTAAAAAACCTGATCAAACCATCAGGAGCTTTCTGA